gtacttaaaaggcacaattattaaagtgcttaagccactatataggctcgtagaatcgggcacttattaataagctacttactacgatttttatattaattaactattaatagttacctttatatataacccgtacttactaattataaagtataaaagtaattaatttaggatagttagaatatagactaacgatatattaaatatatttaatattaactttataaaaaaagaggataaggagctctaaaaagcgggcttcgtaacaaagctaaaagaggtccttataataaatacccccctagtatttaacggcaggatacttataattaaaaaggaaaccgtcgttttttaataaaaagggtaaaataaaaagattaacctcgtcgatctaaacgtaattaatattaagaagcggtataaagctaagcttacgtaaggggtatatattacgagtatttattagcccgaggtaatttttaactacgctagggtagtataagctatagatctaactaaacaagacgtcgaggtacttaataaatagcttaagtaatagtaaacgaatctcgatcgaggtcttatttactacctaatcgaccttataattaataagctctacgtttttattaataagttatttataaataataacgaccttatttcgtaattagggtatattattatcctagttaacgagagtataaataagagcgaatttactatatatagtaatataatctactacttattaattaaaagtaagtaggtaataagaagtatactaacgttagaggtttatagtatagttaatagcgttaaccttttttacgtaattttaataacgctaaggaagattactaatcgaattagccttctacttattctaacggttatttatactaattcctacttactatacgaataccttattaaattaagaacgataaaagaaaagaggcttataattaatattatagcccttaagtaattatataaaaggcgcgagatacttaagatttattaaattaataataaaactaacctcgtaaacgcttttataaaagtagtattaaataagggattaaagtaatttataagtaataaaaaagtcattatacgaatagagggataagttatataaaaagagtaaagaaaagggggaaaaagagacgatatagtaaacgggcccgaggttaaattatacctctaactatagtaattaaattaataaaaaaaagagaaagttagtattagattagaagtttaatttaattgcggtatatagctaattacgcaggggctaattaggggccctatttacgattattatagctagcttaacctacggttagaacctctttcttatacctactacgcaaatatttatatagtttaattaatctcttcgttaactacggttcgaactaactaccctgtaatagggatactaataggtatagtaaggtttttaattttaaaaagaccgaTTGCCTTTACCACCCCCAGAATAATAAGACAATCATGATCTTCATTCATCTCGACAAGGGCAAGGAGTTCGTCGATCATCATGTTGGTGTCTCCCCGAACGCTCTGAGATTTGGTATGAGCTGACAATCAAAATACAGAACATTTTCATCGCTGGTTCGCCCGAGGTTACCGATGGAATCAAGGCTCATCATAGCAGCTGGGAGATAGATGATGTTGACAGCCAAGTAGTTGGCCACCACTACTTGATCCGCAAGGGACATATCAACGTTTTCGGCGTGGGAAGACATGTCCTCGGCAGCCAGATCTTTGATTACTGGTAAGAGTCTTAGCTTCAGATGTTTCCTTGATCATAGCATCCCTAATATCCCTGTCTAGGTTTGATCCCTCTGGATTTGTTGTCGAGCATTACGTCGACGGCGACCTCGTGAACGAAGACTCTCCAAATGCCAATGAGCCAGCTGTTGCTGCCACAGTCTCCAGCTGGGGACCGGATATTCCTCGTGCCTTTTTCACGAAGAGATACGAAGATCTACCGGGACTCAAGGATTTCCCTACCATGCCGATTGAGGCATAGATTTGAGGGCACAAACAAGGCACTGAGAAAGGAGGTTACGGAGAATACTTGCGAGAACTTAGGCCAGAGTAAGAAGAATGCAGCAGTTTTATCAGTGTCAAGAGCAATTTCAGAAATGAAGCAAGTGTATTGGACCTTACTTAGTTGCGCAGTATTTACATTGGGTTTTCTGGTCCGCTTGGATCCAATGGGTCTAGGGAATGGAAAAGACACCCACGGATGTGATAATATTCTGAGCTCGACGAGTTCTTGTCTCAACTAGGAACAGCTGTTGATTTGGTGAGATATTTGCTTTCGGCCACTCTCGGTGCATATATCCCGAAGATCCGTCTGAAGTATGGGTCTCAAACCACCAGGACGCACATATCAATGACCAAAGTATTTTACCTTACTAAGTAGAGGCCCCCTTACTCCCACTGCGAATTTGACAACCATCAAGTTGACAAGATTCCTACTTCCATTCTTGCTTCTGAAGCTTAGTTCCCTGCTCCACTTGTTTCAACCTACCATACTAGACACTCTCGCTAAATTCAACGCCCGCGCAGACCATGTCACCACCAGTTCATGCGCCTATACCGCCCCGGGGGACTATGACGAACAAGGTAGCCCTCGTGTCGGGTTCGTCAAAAGGCATTGGGGCTGGAATTGCAATGGAACTCTCAAGTCGTGGAGCAAACATCGTTCTGAACTACCCTTGGGGTTCTTTGAAGCAAGAATGCGAAGCTACTGGAGCGAAACTCCAAACTGATTGGATCGCGGTCTGTGCCGACCTCACGGCGGATGAAGGGCCAGAAGAATTGGTGCGTCAAGCTGTGGCAAGGTTCGGTCACATCGATATCCTCGTGAGCAATGCCGGATACGTGCCCATTGCACACCTCTGGGACGCTGACTTGAGCATGTGGGATCAAGCCATGAACCTGAATGCACGCGGCGCTTTCGCACTGGTCAAAGCAGCGCTCCCACATCTCGCGCCTTACAAACCGGCCGACCCTCCGAACATGTCTGGTGCTATTGGCGGCTCCCGCATCATCATGGTGGGGTCAGCGGCGTCCCGAGTACCGAAGCCGACTCAAGGAATCTACGCAGCGACCAAAGGGGCTTTGGATGCAATCTTGCGTGTTTGGGCAAAGGAATTACCACCGAAGTACGGCTGCACGGTCAACATGGTTGCACCAGGCCCAGTACTGACAGAGAGTTTTCTGGAGCACTTCTCTCCCGAAGAATGGGAAGGATTGAGAGAAGTCTTCATCAGAGATACACCGGTGGAAGGTGGTGCGGCATCTGTTGAAGATGTCGCATGGGCAGTTGCGTTCTTAGCTGAGGAGCGATCACGGTTCATCAACGGCGAGTACATGTTTGTGACAGGCGGTGTGTCCATGCAATAGAAGCTTTTTGTCAATTCATCTTACTTCCTCATTGACCATTATCCGATCACTACATTTCTTGACTACCTTACACCACTAATGTGAAATCTATTACGCACACCGACTGGAATTTGACAATTTGGTTTGTTCAACTTATGCAATGACTGAAATGGCACACAACAAAACATGGATACACCGAATCTGCCTACTTCTATCTACCATTCCGAATGCACCAAATTAAGTTAATTCCTCTTTCACGACTGCATGTGCTCCATGATGACACCTATCACATAACTTTAACTCAGCTCTCTCGATCTGAAGCAGTCTCGTTTGTAAGTCGACTCGTCAACAGCAACTCCCAGTCGGGGTCGGGAATAACCTGCGCTCGTTAGAAAACCATTTGCATTCCGATCGTCGATAGCAGAAGGCAAGGCGTCGTTCTTACCAATCCCTCGAACTCGATGTTTTTCGGCCGAGTCTTCAAATCCCCAGATAGCCGGATATCATAGCGCGTGATATACTCGATCAGCAACAGCTTCATGGCGACCTCGGCAATGTATCGGCCTGGACAAGCATGCCTGCCATAACCCCATGTTAGGTCGCTTTTACCTACCGTCACCATTTGATTGCTGCTTCGGGCCTCGTCTTTAGCGACGCGCATTCGATAGAATCGGAGACCATCAAACACCTCAGGATTCTGGAACAGATCTTGGTCCATGTTGATGGCTCCAGTCGGCAATGCGATGCGTGCGCCTTTCGGGATGCGAAGGCCGTTTGATAATGTGAAGTCCGACATAACCTTCCGCTGGAAGCTTGCTGTTATGATTCGTTGATGTCAGTTGAAACGTCCCCTCATTGCCGTAGTATTGTGTTGGACTTGTACGTACCCAGATCCGGCGGGTTCAATCGCTGGGTTTCCTTGATAACACTATCCAGCTTCATCATATCCGTCAATGATTGCTTGCTGAGTACCCCGTTCCCTCGAGCCAGTATTATTTCAATCTCATCACGAAGCTCAGAAAT
The DNA window shown above is from Colletotrichum lupini chromosome 7, complete sequence and carries:
- a CDS encoding 3-oxoacyl-(acyl-carrier protein) reductase, which codes for MSPPVHAPIPPRGTMTNKVALVSGSSKGIGAGIAMELSSRGANIVLNYPWGSLKQECEATGAKLQTDWIAVCADLTADEGPEELVRQAVARFGHIDILVSNAGYVPIAHLWDADLSMWDQAMNLNARGAFALVKAALPHLAPYKPADPPNMSGAIGGSRIIMVGSAASRVPKPTQGIYAATKGALDAILRVWAKELPPKYGCTVNMVAPGPVLTESFLEHFSPEEWEGLREVFIRDTPVEGGAASVEDVAWAVAFLAEERSRFINGEYMFVTGGVSMQ